Proteins encoded by one window of Sphingosinicella sp. BN140058:
- the rodA gene encoding rod shape-determining protein RodA → MRGASFVPAPVATLPWGMLWIVFALGVSGVLALYSAAGGSFTPWAAFHAVRFTAFLCMAIVISRFKPETFHDLAFIAYAGGILLLILTLLLGAIGGGARSWLELGFVRLQPSELMKPIIVFVVARFYARVPPREIRRWSAIWPIAVFLGPPLLLILLQPDLGTAMLIILNTIALMFLAGLPLRLFIGGGLAVGAALPMIYNFLLLPHQQKRVLIFLNPEADPLGAGYHLTQSKIAIGSGGLFGKGYLNGTQSHLEYLPEQHTDFVFSAIAEEWGLIGGCVLIALFFLLVRWGMNVAIESKGRFERLSAAGLTLTIFFYLAINLMMVMGLAPVVGIPLPLVSYGGSAMLTVMICLGVLMAIDRGNKRDTRR, encoded by the coding sequence ATGAGGGGCGCCTCGTTCGTTCCGGCACCGGTCGCTACCCTGCCCTGGGGCATGCTCTGGATCGTGTTCGCACTCGGCGTTTCGGGCGTGCTCGCGCTCTATTCGGCGGCGGGGGGTTCGTTCACCCCGTGGGCGGCATTCCACGCAGTCCGGTTCACCGCCTTCCTCTGCATGGCGATCGTGATCTCGCGCTTCAAACCCGAAACCTTCCACGATCTCGCCTTCATTGCGTATGCCGGCGGCATCCTGCTGCTGATCCTGACCCTGCTGCTTGGGGCGATCGGCGGCGGTGCGCGGAGCTGGCTCGAGCTCGGCTTCGTCCGCCTCCAGCCCTCCGAGCTGATGAAGCCGATCATCGTGTTCGTCGTCGCCCGTTTCTACGCCCGGGTGCCGCCCCGGGAAATCCGGCGCTGGTCGGCGATCTGGCCCATCGCTGTCTTCCTCGGTCCGCCCTTGCTGCTGATCCTGCTCCAGCCGGATCTCGGCACCGCGATGCTGATCATCCTCAACACGATCGCGCTGATGTTCCTTGCCGGACTGCCGCTGCGGCTGTTCATCGGCGGCGGCCTCGCGGTCGGAGCGGCGCTGCCGATGATCTACAATTTCCTGCTCCTGCCCCACCAGCAGAAGAGGGTGCTGATCTTCCTCAATCCGGAGGCGGATCCGCTCGGCGCCGGCTACCACCTCACCCAGTCCAAGATTGCGATCGGATCGGGCGGCCTGTTCGGAAAGGGCTATCTCAACGGCACCCAGAGCCACCTCGAATATCTTCCCGAGCAGCATACCGATTTCGTCTTCTCGGCAATCGCGGAGGAATGGGGGCTGATCGGCGGCTGCGTGCTGATCGCCCTGTTCTTCCTGCTGGTGCGCTGGGGCATGAACGTCGCCATCGAATCCAAGGGCCGCTTCGAGCGGCTTTCCGCGGCCGGCCTCACCCTTACCATCTTCTTCTATCTCGCGATCAACCTGATGATGGTGATGGGCCTGGCGCCGGTCGTCGGCATCCCCCTCCCCCTCGTCTCCTATGGCGGATCGGCGATGCTGACGGTGATGATCTGCCTCGGCGTGCTGATGGCGATCGACCGCGGCAACAAGCGAGATACGCGTCGCTAA
- the mrdA gene encoding penicillin-binding protein 2: protein MRRRNAPIITENSQVYTFTRRAMVLGAGQGLLAAALAGRMAYIAIAENERYNLLSDENRIQMRLMPPRRGWIVDRHGQPIAINRSDFRVDLIPDRLHDPDKILGELARLLELSPDELDRIRAELKHAAGYQPVPVAENVPFEKYAAVTVRLPELPGVAPLRSFSRFYPDGAAVAHLVGYVGTPNRKEYEAENKSPLLIAPGFKIGKEGLEKTMEQRLRGKPGAQRIEVTARGQLVRELSTLSDVSGQPLPLTIDGGLQTFAARRLGEESGSVVVIDCLTGDILCLASMPAYDPNSFTDGISQNEWKMLAQDERHPLINKALNGLYPPGSTFKPMVAMALLQAGIDPTARVNCPGGFQLGSRFFRCLGRHGSMTMHTALAKSCNTYFYSMGRRAGIDVISAMGRQLGFGQKFDLPVVSQNYGTMPSAEWKQRKYKDDWSQSDTLNTSIGQGYVIVNPLQLAVMVSRVASGLDLQPQLLRANRPPPKPLPFAKEHFETVRSGMWEVVNGAGTAGRSRLELPGVEMGGKTGTAQVRRIVGSQRGQSGEWKYRDHGLFVCFAPTASPRYAASVVIEHGMGGARAAAPVAKDVLTYLFDKERAMASLTRFEEQWGGTMAQRMEARTNRWLAEKAAEKAALEGGTGGGAR from the coding sequence ATGAGGCGGCGCAACGCCCCGATCATCACCGAGAATAGCCAGGTCTATACTTTCACGCGGCGGGCGATGGTCCTTGGCGCGGGTCAGGGCCTGCTCGCTGCCGCCCTCGCCGGCCGGATGGCCTATATCGCGATCGCCGAGAACGAGCGCTACAATCTGCTTTCGGACGAGAACCGGATCCAGATGCGGCTGATGCCGCCGCGGCGCGGCTGGATCGTCGATCGGCATGGCCAGCCGATCGCGATCAACCGATCCGATTTCCGCGTCGACCTTATCCCCGACCGGCTTCACGATCCCGACAAGATCCTCGGCGAACTCGCCCGCTTGCTCGAGCTCTCGCCGGACGAGCTCGATCGCATTCGCGCCGAACTCAAGCATGCGGCGGGCTATCAGCCGGTGCCCGTCGCGGAGAATGTGCCGTTCGAGAAATATGCCGCGGTGACCGTGCGCCTGCCCGAGCTGCCCGGCGTCGCGCCTCTGCGCTCCTTTTCGCGCTTCTACCCCGATGGCGCCGCAGTCGCGCATCTCGTCGGCTATGTCGGCACGCCCAACCGCAAGGAATATGAAGCCGAGAACAAGAGCCCGCTGCTGATCGCCCCCGGCTTCAAGATCGGCAAGGAAGGGCTCGAGAAGACGATGGAGCAGCGACTGCGCGGCAAGCCCGGCGCGCAGCGGATCGAAGTCACCGCCCGCGGCCAGCTGGTGCGCGAGCTCTCCACCCTCTCCGACGTATCCGGACAGCCTCTGCCGCTGACCATCGACGGCGGCCTGCAAACCTTCGCGGCCCGACGGCTGGGTGAGGAATCGGGCTCGGTGGTGGTGATCGACTGCCTGACGGGTGACATCCTCTGCCTGGCCTCGATGCCGGCCTACGATCCCAATAGCTTCACCGACGGCATCAGCCAGAACGAATGGAAGATGCTCGCCCAGGACGAGCGCCATCCGCTGATCAACAAGGCGCTGAACGGCCTCTATCCGCCGGGATCGACGTTCAAGCCGATGGTCGCGATGGCGCTGCTCCAGGCCGGCATCGATCCGACCGCACGCGTCAACTGCCCGGGCGGCTTCCAGCTCGGCAGCCGCTTCTTCCGCTGCCTCGGCCGGCACGGATCGATGACCATGCACACCGCGCTCGCGAAGAGCTGCAACACCTATTTCTATTCGATGGGCCGGCGCGCCGGGATCGACGTGATCTCGGCGATGGGCCGTCAGCTCGGCTTCGGCCAGAAGTTCGATCTGCCGGTCGTCTCCCAGAATTACGGGACGATGCCGAGCGCCGAATGGAAGCAGCGCAAATATAAGGACGATTGGTCGCAGTCCGACACCCTCAACACGTCGATCGGCCAGGGCTATGTGATCGTCAACCCGCTGCAGCTTGCTGTCATGGTGTCGCGGGTCGCCTCCGGGCTCGATCTGCAGCCGCAGCTGCTCCGCGCCAATCGCCCGCCTCCCAAGCCGCTGCCCTTCGCCAAGGAGCATTTCGAAACGGTGCGCTCGGGCATGTGGGAAGTCGTCAACGGCGCGGGCACCGCCGGCCGCAGCCGGCTCGAACTGCCCGGCGTCGAGATGGGCGGCAAGACCGGTACCGCCCAGGTCCGCCGCATCGTCGGGTCCCAGCGCGGCCAGAGCGGCGAGTGGAAATATCGCGATCACGGCCTGTTCGTCTGCTTCGCACCAACCGCTTCGCCCCGTTATGCGGCATCGGTGGTGATCGAGCACGGCATGGGCGGCGCCCGCGCGGCGGCGCCGGTCGCCAAGGACGTGCTCACCTATCTGTTCGACAAGGAGCGGGCGATGGCCTCGCTGACCAGGTTCGAGGAGCAATGGGGCGGCACCATGGCGCAGCGCATGGAAGCGCGCACCAACCGCTGGCTCGCCGAGAAGGCGGCCGAGAAAGCGGCGCTCGAGGGCGGCACCGGCGGGGGTGCGCGATGA
- the mreD gene encoding rod shape-determining protein MreD, with amino-acid sequence MSRIAGSERDVAWWSVRRQLVPVLSTLVAILLDALPIVSQTPLVPDFAFLVLIAWRLLRPELWQAYVALPLGFFNDLIAGHPLGQSMAIWTVTFLAFDLIDLRVGWRDYWTDWLFASLAIAFHSAAGWYVAWVAGSRTDFLILAPQLVLSLFFYPLAARIVLGLDRWRLVR; translated from the coding sequence GTGAGCCGGATCGCCGGGTCCGAACGCGACGTCGCCTGGTGGAGCGTGCGGCGCCAGCTGGTGCCGGTGCTGAGCACGCTGGTCGCAATCCTGCTCGATGCCCTGCCGATCGTCAGCCAGACCCCGCTCGTCCCCGATTTCGCCTTTCTGGTGCTGATCGCCTGGCGGCTGCTGCGTCCCGAGCTCTGGCAGGCCTATGTCGCCTTGCCGCTCGGCTTCTTCAACGATCTCATCGCCGGCCATCCGCTCGGCCAATCGATGGCGATCTGGACGGTGACCTTCCTCGCGTTCGACCTCATCGATCTGCGGGTCGGCTGGCGCGATTATTGGACAGACTGGCTGTTCGCCTCCCTCGCCATTGCCTTTCACAGCGCCGCCGGCTGGTACGTCGCCTGGGTTGCCGGTAGCCGAACCGACTTCCTGATCCTGGCGCCGCAGCTCGTGCTGTCGCTCTTCTTCTATCCGCTGGCCGCGCGCATCGTGCTCGGCCTCGATCGCTGGCGACTGGTGCGATGA
- the mreC gene encoding rod shape-determining protein MreC produces the protein MAPPSTRRPGFSRRAQYGLFLGYVVAVAGVLFALMLLTVSVIDPRGFGALKGAALDATSPVTSAGRGVVNFFGGIGSTIGNYFNAGAQNDDLKRQLASARRKIIDARATELENQRLKAMLKLSQSVGEQVAVTRVVGSSFDSSRRLATLSAGSGSGIAPGQPVRAPEGLIGRVIETGRWASRVLLVSDGASSIPVRLVRDGTPAIAQGRGDGSIDLKTLEVGTNPFRRGDILVTSGVGGVYPPNVPVAVVVRVERERTIARPLADPSTVDFAMVLRPFQPAADQPLSNATTTALQGAAQ, from the coding sequence ATGGCGCCGCCGTCGACACGGCGCCCCGGATTTTCCCGCAGGGCGCAATACGGTCTCTTTCTCGGCTACGTCGTGGCGGTGGCGGGCGTCCTGTTCGCGCTGATGCTGCTGACCGTGTCGGTGATCGATCCGCGCGGGTTCGGTGCCTTGAAGGGCGCCGCGCTCGACGCCACCAGCCCGGTGACGTCGGCGGGCCGCGGCGTGGTCAACTTCTTCGGCGGCATCGGCAGCACCATCGGCAATTACTTCAACGCCGGTGCGCAGAATGACGATCTCAAGCGCCAGCTCGCCTCGGCGCGGCGCAAGATCATCGACGCCCGCGCGACCGAGCTCGAGAACCAGCGGCTGAAGGCGATGTTGAAGCTCAGCCAGAGTGTCGGCGAACAGGTCGCCGTCACCCGGGTGGTCGGTTCCTCGTTCGATTCCAGCCGGCGGCTGGCGACCCTTTCGGCCGGTTCCGGATCCGGTATCGCACCGGGGCAGCCGGTGCGCGCGCCCGAGGGCCTGATCGGCCGGGTGATCGAGACGGGGCGCTGGGCATCGCGCGTGCTGCTGGTCAGCGACGGCGCGAGCAGCATTCCGGTGCGGCTGGTGCGCGACGGCACGCCGGCGATCGCGCAGGGCCGCGGCGACGGCAGCATCGATCTCAAGACGCTGGAGGTCGGCACAAATCCGTTCCGCCGCGGCGACATCCTGGTCACGTCCGGCGTCGGCGGGGTCTATCCCCCCAACGTCCCGGTCGCGGTGGTCGTCCGGGTGGAGCGCGAGCGGACCATCGCCCGCCCCCTCGCCGATCCGTCCACGGTCGATTTCGCGATGGTGCTGCGGCCGTTCCAGCCTGCCGCGGACCAGCCCTTGTCGAACGCGACGACAACGGCGCTGCAGGGCGCGGCGCAGTGA
- a CDS encoding rod shape-determining protein, which translates to MPFPRFSKLFKIPSHDMAIDLGTANTVVYVRGRGVVLNEPSVVAIETLNGVKRVKAVGDDAKMMMGKTPDQIEAIRPLRDGVIADIDVAEQMIKHFIQKVHGRRRFPRWPEIVICVPSGSTSVERRAIRDAASNAGASQVWLIEEPMAAAIGADMPVTEPIGSMVVDIGGGTTEVAVLSLRGLAYTTSVRVGGDKMDEAISSYVRRNHNLLIGEATAERIKKQVGIAKPPVDGDGLTVHIKGRDLVNGVPKEITINQRQIAEALSEPVGTIVEGVRIALENTAPELAADIVDQGIVLTGGGALLQGLDEVLRDETGLPVTVAEDPLTCVAIGTGRALEEEIFRGVLQTA; encoded by the coding sequence ATGCCTTTCCCGCGGTTTTCGAAGCTGTTCAAAATTCCGTCGCATGACATGGCGATCGATCTCGGGACCGCCAATACGGTCGTCTACGTCCGCGGCCGCGGCGTCGTCTTGAACGAGCCGTCGGTGGTCGCGATCGAGACGCTGAACGGCGTCAAGCGGGTCAAGGCGGTCGGCGACGACGCCAAGATGATGATGGGCAAGACTCCGGACCAGATCGAGGCGATCCGTCCGCTGCGTGACGGCGTCATCGCGGACATCGATGTTGCCGAGCAGATGATCAAGCATTTCATCCAGAAGGTGCATGGCCGCCGCCGCTTCCCGCGCTGGCCGGAAATCGTCATCTGCGTGCCCTCGGGATCCACCTCCGTCGAGCGCCGCGCGATCCGCGACGCCGCGTCGAATGCCGGCGCAAGCCAGGTGTGGCTGATCGAGGAGCCGATGGCGGCCGCGATCGGCGCCGACATGCCGGTTACCGAGCCGATCGGATCGATGGTCGTCGACATCGGCGGCGGCACCACCGAAGTCGCCGTGCTGTCGCTGCGCGGCCTCGCGTACACCACCTCCGTCCGGGTCGGCGGCGACAAGATGGACGAGGCGATTTCCTCCTATGTCCGCCGCAACCACAATCTGCTGATCGGCGAAGCCACCGCCGAACGGATCAAGAAGCAGGTCGGCATCGCCAAGCCGCCGGTCGACGGCGACGGTCTCACCGTCCACATCAAGGGCCGCGATCTCGTCAACGGCGTGCCCAAGGAGATCACGATCAACCAGCGCCAGATCGCGGAAGCACTGTCGGAGCCTGTCGGCACGATCGTCGAGGGCGTCCGCATCGCGCTCGAGAATACGGCGCCGGAGCTTGCCGCCGACATCGTCGACCAAGGCATCGTGCTCACCGGCGGCGGCGCTTTGCTGCAGGGGCTCGACGAAGTGCTGCGCGACGAGACCGGCCTGCCCGTCACCGTTGCCGAGGATCCGCTGACCTGTGTCGCGATCGGCACCGGACGCGCGCTCGAGGAAGAGATCTTCCGCGGCGTCCTCCAGACCGCCTGA
- the mutL gene encoding DNA mismatch repair endonuclease MutL yields the protein MSIRRLPEHLVNRIAAGEVVERPASALKELVENAIDAGATRIGVSLGQGGLGRIEVIDDGCGMDRDEMALALERHATSKLPDDEIDAVTTLGFRGEALPSIASVARLAIESRVRGADGWSRIVDNGRLAGEGPAALPPGTRILVEDLFANVPARRKFMRSERSEYAACVDVVKRLAMARPDVGFTLEHDGRRNFSVPPGEDRPARVAALTDRGLAENSVGIDYERGRARLGGVAGLPTFNRGIADHQYLFVNGRPVKDRLLIGALRGAYQEMLARDRHPVVALFVDLPGEEVDVNVHPAKTEVRFRDPALIRGLIIGGLRHALDAAGHRSVQRPQEVAWQQEPIAPPPAAMPLWEQMHSMPSGAGSWNGGQATLARPAFPSQASGVWEARQDYTPAPMARAEAATAAPPEARRFPLGVARGQVAATYIVAEAEDGLVLVDQHAAHERLVLERMRRAMADGGVARQALLLPEVVELDEVACDRLEARIGELAEMGLELERFGPRAMLVRATPALLGNGNVIGLVTDLADELAAFDEALSLKERLDHVAATMACHGSVRAGRILSVAEMNALLREMEVTPHSGQCNHGRPTWVKLAHGDIEKLFGRK from the coding sequence ATGTCAATACGCAGACTTCCTGAGCATTTGGTCAATCGCATCGCCGCCGGTGAAGTGGTGGAAAGGCCGGCCAGTGCGCTGAAGGAACTGGTCGAGAATGCCATTGATGCAGGGGCCACCCGGATCGGGGTTTCGCTCGGCCAGGGCGGGCTCGGCCGGATCGAGGTGATCGACGACGGCTGCGGCATGGACCGGGACGAGATGGCGCTTGCATTGGAGCGCCACGCCACCTCGAAACTGCCTGACGACGAGATCGATGCGGTGACCACCCTCGGCTTTCGCGGCGAGGCGCTGCCGTCGATCGCCAGCGTCGCCCGGCTTGCGATCGAAAGCCGTGTTCGCGGCGCCGACGGCTGGTCGCGCATCGTCGACAATGGCCGGCTGGCGGGGGAAGGGCCGGCGGCGCTGCCGCCGGGCACTCGCATTCTGGTCGAGGATCTGTTCGCCAACGTGCCGGCCCGGCGCAAGTTCATGCGCTCCGAGCGCTCGGAATATGCAGCCTGCGTCGATGTCGTGAAGCGGCTCGCCATGGCGCGGCCCGACGTCGGCTTCACCCTGGAACATGACGGCCGCCGCAATTTCTCCGTTCCGCCTGGCGAGGATCGGCCGGCGCGGGTCGCCGCGCTGACCGATCGCGGGCTCGCCGAGAACAGCGTCGGCATCGATTACGAGCGCGGCCGCGCCCGGCTCGGGGGGGTTGCGGGGCTGCCGACGTTCAACCGCGGCATCGCCGACCATCAATATCTGTTCGTCAACGGCCGCCCGGTGAAGGACCGGCTGCTGATCGGTGCGCTGCGCGGCGCCTACCAGGAGATGCTCGCCCGCGATCGCCACCCGGTCGTTGCTCTGTTCGTCGATCTTCCCGGCGAGGAGGTGGACGTCAACGTCCACCCGGCCAAGACGGAGGTGCGGTTCCGCGATCCGGCGCTGATCCGCGGCCTGATCATCGGCGGCCTCCGCCACGCGCTGGACGCGGCCGGGCACCGCAGCGTCCAGCGCCCGCAGGAGGTCGCCTGGCAGCAGGAACCGATCGCCCCGCCGCCCGCGGCGATGCCGCTGTGGGAGCAGATGCATTCGATGCCGTCCGGCGCCGGCAGCTGGAACGGCGGCCAGGCGACGCTCGCAAGGCCCGCTTTCCCGTCGCAGGCAAGCGGCGTCTGGGAAGCGCGGCAGGATTATACGCCGGCGCCGATGGCGCGGGCCGAGGCGGCGACGGCCGCGCCCCCGGAAGCGCGGCGCTTCCCGCTCGGCGTCGCCCGCGGCCAGGTCGCCGCGACCTATATCGTCGCCGAGGCCGAGGACGGCCTCGTCCTCGTCGACCAGCATGCGGCCCATGAGCGGCTGGTGCTGGAGCGGATGCGGCGGGCGATGGCCGACGGCGGCGTCGCCCGGCAGGCGCTGCTGCTGCCGGAAGTGGTCGAACTCGACGAAGTCGCGTGCGACCGGCTCGAAGCACGGATCGGCGAGCTTGCCGAGATGGGGCTGGAGCTCGAGCGGTTCGGTCCGCGGGCGATGCTGGTCAGGGCAACGCCGGCGCTGCTCGGCAACGGCAACGTCATCGGCCTCGTCACCGATCTCGCCGACGAACTCGCCGCCTTCGACGAGGCGCTCTCGCTCAAGGAGCGGCTCGACCATGTCGCCGCGACGATGGCGTGTCACGGGTCGGTCCGCGCCGGCCGTATTCTGTCCGTCGCCGAAATGAACGCGCTGCTGCGCGAGATGGAGGTGACTCCCCATTCCGGGCAGTGCAACCATGGCCGGCCGACCTGGGTGAAGCTCGCCCATGGCGACATCGAGAAATTGTTCGGCCGCAAGTAG
- a CDS encoding bleomycin resistance protein encodes MVDLATPNLPARDFDATEAFYGKLGFTRSWRDPAWMILVRGDLRLEFFPYPDLDPATSSFGSCLRVDDLDALVSAVRAADIPEARTGFPRFHPPRRESWGGLVGAVIDLDGSLLRLIQN; translated from the coding sequence ATGGTTGATCTTGCCACGCCCAATCTGCCGGCCCGCGATTTCGATGCGACCGAAGCCTTCTACGGGAAGCTCGGCTTCACCCGCAGCTGGCGCGATCCCGCCTGGATGATCCTGGTGCGCGGCGATCTCCGGCTTGAATTCTTCCCCTATCCCGATCTCGATCCGGCGACGAGTTCGTTCGGATCGTGCCTGCGTGTCGACGATCTCGATGCTCTGGTCTCGGCGGTCCGCGCGGCCGACATCCCGGAAGCACGCACCGGCTTCCCGCGTTTTCACCCGCCTCGGCGCGAATCCTGGGGCGGTCTGGTCGGCGCGGTGATCGATCTCGACGGCTCGCTCCTCCGCCTGATCCAGAATTAG